The sequence below is a genomic window from Nostoc flagelliforme CCNUN1.
TGGCAGGGTGAACCAGCTACAAGTATCTGCGCCTTATCTTGCCACTGCCACCAATTAACTTTCAGCACATCGCCAAGGTTCGGAACAGTCGGGTAGTGATGTGCCAGAACTGCACTGCAAAATGGGTTGATTTCAGCGAAAGCCAAGGGACGCCAACTCAAGCTTTTCCAAGCAACAGTCGGGGCGCTGATGCCTGAAAAAATGCAAATATACTTCATCCAAAATTGTCTTATTCTTCAACTACAACCTTCCAGTCAGACCCAAGCTTTTTAGCTTGTGCTTTAGCTATTTTAGTAGCATCCGACATCAATCCTTTCTTAATATTTGCAGCGGCTTTTGCTTACACCGCATTCTTGCCAGCTTTCTCCCGTTTCTTAAAATCAGCTTTCTTTGCCCTGTTGAAAGCGTCAAACGTTGCTCGATGCGCTTTTAGTGCAGCAACCAGTCGGGCTGGATCACCAGCGGCGAGTGCAAACTGGTACTCCTGGTCTGCGTTCATGAACTCTTGCTTTAACTGGTCAATTGACTTACTCATCTTCGTAACTCCGTGGTAGTTGAGGTTCTTACCTCTTATCGTCTTCGAGTGCGTCCTGAAGTCAATAGCCAAAGCTATCTGATGTGCTTATGGGTGGGCTTCACAGGTGATCGAAATCGTTTATCAAACAGATAGTCACCAAGAGGCACGCCTGGAGCAAACAAGTCAACAAAACAAAAAGTTCCAGGAAAAATTTCCTGGAACTTCACGGGCGTTACTAGCAAGCGATTTACAGGCGGGCTAGAGCGTAGGCAGCTGCTTGGTCGCCAAGCATAGCAGCAACCTGAACAGCTTCGATTTCAACTCTTACTGACCATGCCCAACTGAGGTCATCTGTTCGGAGCGCCTGTACTTCACCTTTGCAGTTATGCAGGTTGCAAAAGCTATCACCAACGGCAACTGCGGTTTCTTCATCGGGGATTGCTTGGAATAGTGTAATTAGCGTCATCGTCTTTCTCCTGGGTGGTTTGAGGTTTTTGTCTATATCTTTATTCTCTTCGAGTGCATACTGGGGTCAATAGCCCCTGCTCTGCGGTTCTATCTGTGTTACTTATCGTGGTTCTCGGCAGTTCAATTACATGCATTTATCAAAGTCAAAACCAGCCATTTTTACACCTGCTGAACATCCGCTAGTTAGCCATGTATTTTGCACTAACTTTTGCTCTGCTGACGGCTCAGTGCGGTAACAAAAAATCCAGGAAAATTTTCCTGGATCTTTCGTTCGTAATTTACGATGACGAAGAGTAAATAATACAGACACTACTCAAGCTCATGTGAAGGTTTGGGTGGCTTGAATAGCTTTGAACATTCGTTGATCTAATTTACCTTGATCAACAGGCGAGTTTGGAAGAGTGACAATAATAAATATTGGCTCTATGAATATCTCTACTTCATAAGGATAATCTACAAGATAAATTTGCAGGTACTTGTCAGTAGGAGGGTTGGTTTCTACATCCCACATTTTCGGAGTAAGCAAAATCGAGTCAACAAATTTATTTGGATCTTTAATTGACGGATAATCATTCCACAATTGGGTCAAGGCTTCCTTGATCTGGGTACTACCTTGCCATAATTGCGGTGGTTCATTTTCTTTAACAAAATTCAGATCCAATCCTTGATAGTCAGCGATCGCCTTTTGATAAAGCTGTTCTTGCTCCGTCAACAATTGCGAGTAAAAGTTGTGTTGGCTATCATGCCACTCCTGATCGCACGCAATGTTGTGTTCTTCGTTCCTAGCATCCAATATTTGACGAAACGATTCTACCCTTTCTTCCGACGATGCTTTGATATTCGGTACGTGACAGACCAGCCTTCCATCGTGGTGAACCATCATGAGTTTTAACCAACTGTTCCAGCCCTCGACAGTCATTCCGAGGGATTGAAGAACTTGATTTCCACCAGCGTGCTTGTCAAACGGAGCTACCCGGAGTCCGTCTTGGAGGAGTACCCATAAGGCAAAGTCAATCTGCTCTGACGAGCCAATGGTAAGTTGTCCAGTAGTTGAATTATCGCTTGTTATCATCTGGTGGAGTTTAGAAAAAAGGCAGGAGGTAGATAAGTCTACCTCCTGCAACTAGAATATCTTAATTACAGTCGAGTGCAGTCAACTGGCAGCGGAGTTTTCAAAGAATATCGATGTACTCCAGAGAGGCTGAGACTAAAAGCGTCGCCAGAAATAACTGCTTTTTTTCTCAATCCCTCGAATGTTTCAACTATTGTGTAGTTTGTTGTGGGAGGGATTACTCCCTCAAAAATAGTAGTTGTTTTTCCATCCATTGAGATATCAAATTTTGCTCCGTTAATTGGCTTGTTTTTGTCGTTAACGATTACTTGCCAAGTTACTTTTGTTTTGCCTCCAGGCGTATAAAAGCATTGGATTACTCCGAGCGCCCCTCCACTCATTATTCTGCGTTCTATTTTTGCATTGGCCGGGTTTTGAAGCAACAGAGAGCTAATAATAGCTGTGATTGCTGCTGCGGTCTTGGTGCTGTACTTCATCTTTTAAATTCCTATGGTGGTTTGAGGTTTTTGTGCCTATATCTTTATTCTCTTCGAGTGCATACTGGGGTCAATAGCCCCTGCTCTGCGGTTCTATCTGAGTTGCTTATCGTCATTCTCGACAGTTCAATACAGTGCGTTTATCGAAGCTAAAGCCACCATTAAGCATCTGCTAAGACATTCATCAGGTAGCCATGTATTCTGCACTAACTTTTGCTCTACTGGCGGTCAACTGCGGGAACTTCAAAAACTGCCCCTGTTCATGCAACAGAACATACAAAAGCCCGCCATCACTGGCGGGCTATTTTGCTACCTGCCTTGCTTCTAAGCTGCAACTACTAGTTGTTGTGCTTTTTCTAGAACTGCCGCCCAGTGGGATTTGTAGCAGAGGTCAACTTCCATTCCCTGATCCTTAGCCCACTTGGCAGCTTGGCTTGCTGTTTGCAGGTTGAGTAGTTCCAGTACCTGTTGCTTCAGTTCTTGCTTGCTGGTTTTGCTAAGGTCGATTTCAACCTTGAACTGCGGTTTTAAATGGCTGGTGACGACTGTCGGTGCGATCGCTGCCGAAGCGGGTTCAGATGGCGTTTCCTGTACTGGTTCTATCTGAGTTGCTTATCGTCATTCTCGGCAGTTCAATTACATGCATTTATCGATCACAAAACCATCATTGAGCATCTACTGACCATTCATCAGTTAGCCATGTATTCTGACTTTTGCTCTGCTAACGGTCATCTACGGGAACACTAAGACAGCCCTTGTTCAGGCACCAGAACATACAAAAGCCCGCCATTTCTGGCGGGCGATTCAACGGCTGAAGCTGCAACTACAGACCGATGCATTCGTAGTAACCCAAGTTGCGGGTTATGGACTGATGTGTGCTTCTTACCACTCAATTACCACTCAATTCATGCGATCGTGTACAACAAAGTGGCGTTGGCGCGTAGCGCCAACGGTCTTAGACTTGTTGCCAGCATTCAGCTACTTAAATGGTTTTAAGTCGTATAAATTACTTATTAAATAAAAGCTTGTTGAAGAGTAAAAGAAAAAATAAATGCTTGTAGCTTAAGTAAAAACCCTTCATAAGTGACTGCATGTATTGATTTTGGGAAAACACAAGTGATACTACTAAACACGGTTTCAATATAATGCCGAGTATGTTGTTTAATATATTGATTCCAAGGGGGATCTTGACGCAAGGAGTTCTTTTTTCTCATAACTTTTAATATTTTTGACTTGTTTGTTCCAAGTCATCCTCAATCTTGTAGTCGGTGTAAGCTGAATCACCATACAGTTCACTAGCAGGTGGGAGATTTAAAGGTAAGGCATTTAACGCACGTACATCGTTGGCACTACCAGGCATAAATACAAATTCTACGGGAATACCATTTTTGGTGGTTAATAACTGAACTCGAACTCCGTAAAAATATCGTTTTTTCGATGCGATGTAACCCGGAGGCGGAGCGTCTCCGGCTCCGCTCTATACTGCGCCGACTGGATTATTTTGACAACAATATTATTTTATCAGCAATTACAAAAAATAAATATTGCATGGCAAATGGTGAAAGTTTTGCCAACAGTTTCAGCGAAAAGAATTCATAGGCATTTATCAAAATATTACAATTATGAATTTAAATTTTACTAAACACATTGAAGATATCCAATTACTGCATGTAGAACGATATCTCCCAGAAAAAATAAGAACTTACATTGAAGAAAATTACTATGCCAAAGTTCAGCAGCAAGCAGAGTTAGATTATGCTGCTAGAGATGAAAATTTTCTAGCAAATCCCCTTCAGCACGTCGCACTTTATTCGGATCATGGTGTCGTTCATGTCAGAGATGTTGCTCGTAATATCTTAGTTGTGCTGGAAGCCATTCATGGAGTTCTCATTCCCAAAAGAGAGTCTCTATGGTTTGATTTTATGAAAGGTTATGGAATCATACTTGTCTATAACCATGATATGGGAATGCTTGATTTTTCGCCATTTGGTCGGGCGATGCACCCAGAATTTGTTACTCAAGAAGTATTTAGTTCTGCTTTTGATCGGGTAATTGATACGATTTGGACTGAAAATTGTGGCAATGTTTCTTGGCGTTTAATTAACTTAGCTGATAAAGGAGCATTGACAGAAGATCCTCAACTTGTGTTACGTGAAATGGTATCATTGGGGGTTGCTCATAGTAAAAGCAAAGTTCCTATTGAGGTATTGAATAATCCTCAACAATTCAAAAATTTAATGAGAGAAATTGCTGCGGTAAATTTGCATCACCTTTATCACCAACAACAAGTAACTAAAGCCGAAAATAAATTATATTATGCGAAAAAATCTCCCCAACAACAGCTTAAAATTGAAAAACTAGAAATAGCCTTACAGCAAATTAAAGCTACTCAGGCAGAATTTCTTAACCAGGGAATTAGCACCCATAACGAACGTATTGATAGATATTATACTGACTTTGAAAAACAGGCATTTTCCTGGCTGGTTTGCGAGCATCCAGAGGTACAAGCTTTAATTGCTGATGTGGGTGATACTATCCGTGCTTTGCGAGCAGCAGATGCTTTGCGACAGAGAGGTACAGTTTACAAAACATCAGGAGGTTATCAGATTTTTGTTGACCAAAACACAGCTAAGGCAATTTATGCTTTGCAAAAAGGCAGCGGTGAATTATTTTTATTAGAAGCAGCAAACCCCCTCAATGCTGGAGAAGCAAACATTGCCAGTAGTGAATTGACTGCTAACGGCGATATAAGAATATCTTTCAATCGAGGTTCATTTACTAACCAAGATGCTACACAACGGGCAGCTTACTATTTAGCTGTTGTAATTGACGATATTCAACGCGATATTATCGATACCTTTCATCGATCGCCTCATGACAATGATGTGATTAAGAAAAGTGAAAACATTGAAATTTTATTAGAAAATACTGACGACAACCTAGATTTTGCCGAAGCTGTCCAAGCAGAATTAAAAAAAATCGCGCCAGAAATAGGGTTGAAGAGTAGAGTTGTTCCCTCACTCAAAAATATTGACCCAGAAGAACGCGATCGCTATTTGAGTGCCAAAGAGCTAGATTGGTCACTGGAACAGAAACAAAAAATTCTGTTGAGAGTTTCTCAATCGGGTCATAAAATTCACAATATTGATCCACACAAAGCTTTTACTGATGTGTACTTATCCACCCTTGAAGCAGGTGAAACATTGATCCAAGCAGGATCACCTCCTGGTTTTGTTTATATTCCTATGGGTATAGGACTCGTAAGTAACCCATTAGGCGGGTATCAATCCCAACGTGTAAAGCCTTGGATTCCGTTAGGTAATATCCGGGTTATTCGTGGAGATCAGCAGGAAGCAACCATTACGGCTGAAGAGAAACTTGAGCTTCTCATCATTCCTAAAGAGACTTACCTGAAATACTGGCACAACACCTATAATGCAGAAGAATTTTCGCAACAAATCGTGCGTATTTACGCCGAAGATAATTTGCGAGAGTTAGAGCAGATTTTTAACATTCTCCGCCAAGTTGCCCTAATTGATAAAAATCTGGATGACATTGAAGTTGACTTCATTCAACAAATGCTGGATTCTTACCGAATTAAATATTCCACTGAAGAACTTCGAGAAAAGTTATTAACTGGTGAAGATAGCGATTTTGTTAGTTTACGGCAAAGCGTACTAGATTATCTCTCGTTAGATCCGCCATATTTTCAGGTGGGAAGACTACGAGATTTATTGAATTTACTAGTAAAAGTTGACGAAAATATTTCAGCAGAAGAATCGCTGATTATGTCAGAGTTAAATAATTTACTGGACAGTTATCTAGCAGATGAAACCTTGCCAAAGCAGTACAAGATATTGATTATTCCCACTAATTCTGAGCAAAATGAGGGGATTAGAACAATATTTCCCACTGCCCCCAAAGTTGAAAATCCTTGGGGAAAAGCTTATCTATGCGGTTCGTTCTACTCGAAAGAATACGCCAATATGATTTTGCAGAGATATCGCAATTTGAATTTCTACGCCATTCTAGAAGAAGAGGAATATTCAGCATGACAATCCTTCAAAATCAGCCCATGCCAGTGATTATAGATACGGATGGTGGTGTTGATGATGCCTTGGCATTGATTATGGCATTGAACTCACCACAATTAGACCTGAAAGCAATTACAGTTTTAGCTGGTAATATTCATGTAGATCAAGCTGCAAATAATGTATTGCGGGTACTAAGTATTGTTGCACCCAATACCTTACCAATTGTTGCTAAAGGCTGTGAAAAACCTCTGGTTAAATCGCCCTTTAATGCTGCGGGGATTCATGGTGCAGATGGGCTAGGCGAATTAGATCAATTTAAAGCCGCAGATGGTACAGCCAGCTATCCTCAATTAACCATCGAACCATCTACAGAAAATGCTATTGATGTCATTCTCTCAGCAGCCAAAGAGTACGGCGATCACCTCAATATTATTGCTTTAGGCCCACTAACGAATCTAGCAACGGCAATTCAAAAAGATGCCGCAACTATGAAACAAATAGGGCGGATTATCATCATGGGTGGGGCTGTCACCGTACCTGGAAATATTACGGCGGCGGCTGAATTTAACTTTTTTGTAGATCCTCATGCTGCTCAAATCGTCATGGAGTCAGGGATTCCCTTAACATTGGTGGGTTTAGATGTAGCCATGAAAGCCCCTCTCACCCGCCAAGTTGTGGAAGAAAATTTACAGCGTCGTCCTACAAAAGTTACCCAGTTTATTGCTGATTGTACCGGAATTTATATGGCTTTCTATCGCGATCATGAAGGTTTTCACGGCTGTTATTTACACGATCCTTTGGCAATGGCAGTTGCTATTGATCCGAGTTTAGTTACTACTGAATCACTTTATATGGTTGTGGAAACTGAAGGACGATTTAGCACTGGTTTGTCGCTAGCAGATAGGCGCGATCGCCGAGATGATAAAAGCCATCCACCTAATGTAGAAGCCTGCTTAGATGTTGATACCAAAAGGTTTTTAAAGTTGTTTGATAAACTTGTCTGCTCATAAAGATATAAAAATATCGCTGGTTAATCATTAAATAATAATTCCGAAATAGCCCATTTCCCGATCTAATATCATTAATTGCCAGATGGTTGAGCAAAATTCCCTAAATACATTAAATAACGAAACATTACCGCTTCATGAACTGATGGCAAGAATTTTAGTTGCAGAGGAAACTTCCTCTCGGCAAATCTTACCTTTCATGGGAACCATGCAATGGCTTAACGATTACCTTACCCCTCAATCCTTTGCGGATTTTGTCAATGCAATTCTCCGGGGTATTGGACAAGCAATTTTTGTTAATAATCCCCTGAGTGGGCTATTAATTTTAGTTGCTATTTTACTACAATCCCCTTGGATGGCACTAATGGCACTACTAGGCGTTATCGCTTCAACCTTAACGGCGATCGCCTTAAAAATCAACCCTGATGTTATTCGTAATGGGATCTTTGGCTTTCAAGGAACTCTCGTGGGTTTAGCTCTGGCAACCTTTGGCTCATTGGCTAATGGGAATGGGGCATGGAATCCTTTATGGGCGATCGCTGTAATTATTTTAGCAGCCCTCACCACAGTATTAATGAATACCTTCGGTGTATGGTTTACCACTCATTTCAAAGTATCTATCCTGGGTATTCCCTTTCACATTGTTACCCAAGTTTTTTTATATCTAGTATTACTGATTCCTCAGCCGTACTTTCATTGGGGATTTGGCATCTTTTCTGTCTCTGCATCGGCATCTAGAACATTAGATTGGTTGAAGATTTTAGCATCTTTTCCTATTAGTTTTAGTCAAGTTTTCTTCGTTTCAAATCTGAATTTAGCTATCTTAGTTTTCCTAGCTGTAGCACTCTGTACACCCATCGGCGTAGGCGTTGGTTTACTAGGCTGTTTAGCTAGCGCGATCGCCGCTTTAGTTATGGGAATTGATCCAGAAAAAATTTACACTGGGTTTTGGGGATTTAACTCTGTACTGACAGCGATCGCCATTGGAGGAATGTTTTATGCACCTAATTTTCGTAGTATCCTCATTGCCGGATTTTCCGTCTTGATATGCACTCTTTGTACCCAACTACTAGGTCTTATATTCAGTCCTTTGGGAATACCATTTTTAGCATTACCGTTTTGTCTAGTAACTATTGCTTGTTTTTTGGTAGTACAGCATTCTCTCCCTTCTCTTGTTCCTGTCGCTCTTTATACTATTACTAGTCCAGAAGAACATCGTCTGCGCTACTTGACAGCCAAGGATGTAATTTCTAACTTTCGTCGGCAGCTAGAATCAGCTATACAAGGAACTCACCATCGTTTTTTGTTTCATACTGCTGATTCATCACTTAAAGGCAATCTGCGTTATATCTTTGATGCCATCGATCAGGATCATAACGAGACACTATCAGTTCAAGAGTTCGTTACCCATTTACATAAAGCCAATGCAACCATATCTGAAGCAGAATTAGCCTATCTCTTTTCTAGAATGGATATTGACAACAGTGGTGAGATTGATTTTGAAGAATTTGGTGAACTCATGTTGCGATATCGCCGTTTGATGTCAAAGTATCAAGAATTTATCACCTATTTTCTGCCTATTGATACTGATGAAGATGAGTCTATCAGTATTGAAGAAATGAATGTTGCCTTATCCAGTGTTGGTGAATGCCCACTATCACAAGACGAGATAATTTTTTTACAAACAAAAACTGGAGGAAACCCTTTGAGTTGGCATCGGTTTATTGAAGTATTACTTGTGTGCTAATCGATACTGTGATTTCTGTTCTAGTTTCGCAGTTAAGCTTATAGGCTCATAATACTTTAATGTACAGGGATGTGAAAATTTACCCCAACTTTGGTATTCTAGGAACTAAAGAATGATAAAATTGTCTGAAAAAATTAGATGATGTCACACGAATCCATTGTTGATAGCATAACACGCAAATCTAACTTAGTTTCGTTTAAGTTAGAAGACATTCGACTTCAAGTGGAGAATAACGAAGTTGCTGATGTTACAGTTAACTTGGATTATATCGATGGGCTGAACCCAAGTGAATTAAAAAATGTCGTACCCATTGCTAATAATATCAAAGATTACCTGACTAATTATCCAAATAATCCCAATGACTTATTTGAAGTTATCAATCGCAATCTCACGGAAGAACTGCTAAGTGATGACAATCTAGGGCTTTCTGAAGTATTGGACTCATTGAGTGTTAATTTGGATGTGTCACCAAAAGTTATTCCTTTCCAATTTGATAATACAAACACTCGTACCTCAGATGGAGATATTAACGATATTGTCTTGTTTCAGTTAAAAGATATCCAGCTTGATGTTACAAATAGAGAGAATGCGGATGTCACTATTACCCTTGATTATATTAATGGAGTAGACCCTAGTGACTTTAAAGAAGTCGGACTTATAGCTGATCAAGTCAAAGATTATCTAACTAATTATCCAAATAATCCCAATGACTTCTTTGAAGTCATCAATCGCAATCTCACAGAAGAACTGCTAACTGATGTCAATCTAGGGCTTTCTGAGGTGCTAGACTCTTTAAGTGTGAATCTTGATGTCGCACCTGCCATTATTCCTTTCCAATTTGACAGCACAAATACTCGTACCCCAAATGGTAACATAAACGATATTATTTCATTTCGTTTAGAAGACGTTACATCTCCAATTGATGGTGGTATAGTTGCCGATGTCACTGTTAATTTAGATTATGTTGATGGAATTGACTCAAGTGTATTTAAAGATGTCATACCCATCGGTAATTACATTAAAGATTTCTTGGCAAATTATCCAGTAGAAGCAGGTCTTTATGAAGTCCTCAATCGCGACCTTACCCAAGGATTACTAAATGATAGCAATATAGGGCTATCTGGGGTATTGGACTCATTAAGCGTTAATCTGGATGTGTCACCAAAAATTATTCCTTTCCAATTTGACACCACAATTACCCGCACAGCCAATGGTGATATTAACGATATTGTCTCATTTGAATTAGAAGATATTTTACTTCCTATTGATGGTACTAGTGTTGCTGATGTCGCCGTCAACTTGGATTATATCGATGGAATTGACCCAAGCGCCTTCAAAGATGTCATCCCTCTTGGTAATTTCATTGAAGATTATCTCACAAATTATTCTCATCCCAATGACTCTTTTGAAGTCGTAAACAACAATTTAGGCAATGCATTGCTAACTGATTCTAATCTAGGACTTTCCTCGGTGCTAGACTCACTAACTGTTACGTTAGGTGCATCACCTGGTGTTATTCCTTTTCAATTTAACAATACTGTCATCCTTACCCCAATTGGGACTACAATCTTTGGAGGAAGCAAATTTACTCAGTTTTGTGATATCGACGGTATTGTCTCAGTAAGTAGGCACAATTAAACCGAACTATGTAAAGTTATGTAAAGCGCCAGAAAGGCTTTAAATTAAAGCTTTTAAGCGATTTACATTTCTTAATATAGTGGTATTTTTTAGCGCCCACCTACTTAGGCATCATGTAAAAATAACTTGAACAATTTACGGGGTATGAGTATCATCAGAACAGAAAACCGGGTTAAGCTTAAAAGCCTTATTAGGTAAGGATTTTCCCGACAACGAAGGTCATTGACTTTTAGCGATCATCGAGTCACTACTTAACGAGAAAATAAGGGTTTCCGCTGGCACGCGTTATTCTCATTTATCGAAGCTTGTTGACATCGAACTAACCGAGCGTGTGTTGCTTAATCGCTTACTCTGTTTAGTTTTCAGACTTTTTATTACGTCGAACTCAGGTATATATAACAGGGCACGAGGCACTGTGCTGTAAGAAGGCAAGTTGCTTATCGTCATTCTCGACAGTTCAATTACATGCATTTATCAATCACAAAGCCATCTTTGAGCGTCTGCTGAACCTGACTTTTCCCGTTAAGTCATGAAACAACGAAGCAGCAGGAGTTTCAGACTATAGTATATTCTCAATAACTTAATATTAGTGACAATAAATCACGAGAGAATAGGGCTTTGAGCTAGGGGTATAGTAAGCGATCGCTCAATCAAGGAGATAACGGGAAAAGTCAGCTGCTGAACAAGTGCCAGTTAGCCGTGTACTCTGCACTAACTTTTGCTCTGCTGGCGGTCAACTGCGGAAACTTCACCCGACAAAAAAACACCCCATTGCTGGGGCGCTCTCACCTAACTTCACCAAACTGCTAGAACTCCGTCACCTCTTCCTCTGGCTCTTTTGCAAGCTGACTAGCAAGCAGGGCTTGCTCGTGGTAGACGACCTTATTCTTGTGAATCGACCGGATGATCTTCTCCATCCCTGTTACCACTCTAGAAACGTACTGCAATTCGCCTACCGACATTTGCTGCAAACCTTTAACGAAATCAGAACCAGGGTCATCAGCATTCATTTTGACTAACTTGGCAGACATCGCTTCGATCTCCTTCGTGATTGCGATCGCCTGCGCCTTGTCGGCGACCACCAATCCCAAGCTCTGTTGCTCGCCTACCTTCGTGTCGGCTGACTCCTTCAGGGCTTTCAGCGCCGCCTCCAGTTGCGTGTGCGTCTGGCATTTGCCAGTGCTAATTAGCCTATACAGCTTCCGTTGCTGTTCCTCGGTTTCACACCAAGCCAGGTGGCAAACTTGGTTGGGGTTAAGCGTCCCGTTGTCGGCCAGCTTCTGGATGTCTTTGGGCAATCTTAGCGAGTCAAGCCGCCAATGCAGGTACGTCGCCGATTTCCCCAGCCTTCCGGCGGCAGCCTTACGGTCTTTCGGATCATTGGGGTCTAAACCTTGGGCTACCATCCAGTGCTGAATGGCGATCGCTTCCTCAATGAAGCCGACGTTTTCACGCTGCATGTTCTCAATCAGTGCGATCGTCGAGACTAGCTGCTCGTCCGCTGCCTCGTCAACCATCGTCGGGATCGAGGGCTTGCCTGCGAGAGTCGAGCCACGCCAGCGCCGCTCACCGTAGATGATCATGTGCAATGGCGACTTGCCATCCCAGCTTTCTACGACCTTCAAGGCTGAGTCAAAAAACATATCATCTGGGTACTCTACCAGAATTTCTTTAAATCGTTTCGCCAGGTACTGAGCTTTCTCTGGGCGGTCAACCTTCACAACTCGAATCGGCGTTTGCACTCCATCCTGGCGAATACTATTCGCCATTTCTTCCAAGGCTTCAGCCGTAAAAGTCTTTCTGGGCTGATCTGGATTCGGAACTATTTGCTCAAGAGAAATTTCACCCAATTGGGGACTTGTCGTACTAGTCATTCCGTTTTTTGGTGGTTTGAGGTTCGTATCTTTATTCTCTTCTAGAGCGAGGCGTTGTCAATGGGACGAATCGCTGTTGTCTATCTGAGTTTCGTATCGAAAACCAACGGGACAATTCGAGGCGGTTATATGAGACAACAACGGCGATGGCGTAACCGCCATGAGTCGGTGGCGATCGCAAACAAAAA
It includes:
- a CDS encoding nucleoside hydrolase, coding for MTILQNQPMPVIIDTDGGVDDALALIMALNSPQLDLKAITVLAGNIHVDQAANNVLRVLSIVAPNTLPIVAKGCEKPLVKSPFNAAGIHGADGLGELDQFKAADGTASYPQLTIEPSTENAIDVILSAAKEYGDHLNIIALGPLTNLATAIQKDAATMKQIGRIIIMGGAVTVPGNITAAAEFNFFVDPHAAQIVMESGIPLTLVGLDVAMKAPLTRQVVEENLQRRPTKVTQFIADCTGIYMAFYRDHEGFHGCYLHDPLAMAVAIDPSLVTTESLYMVVETEGRFSTGLSLADRRDRRDDKSHPPNVEACLDVDTKRFLKLFDKLVCS
- a CDS encoding urea transporter, with amino-acid sequence MVEQNSLNTLNNETLPLHELMARILVAEETSSRQILPFMGTMQWLNDYLTPQSFADFVNAILRGIGQAIFVNNPLSGLLILVAILLQSPWMALMALLGVIASTLTAIALKINPDVIRNGIFGFQGTLVGLALATFGSLANGNGAWNPLWAIAVIILAALTTVLMNTFGVWFTTHFKVSILGIPFHIVTQVFLYLVLLIPQPYFHWGFGIFSVSASASRTLDWLKILASFPISFSQVFFVSNLNLAILVFLAVALCTPIGVGVGLLGCLASAIAALVMGIDPEKIYTGFWGFNSVLTAIAIGGMFYAPNFRSILIAGFSVLICTLCTQLLGLIFSPLGIPFLALPFCLVTIACFLVVQHSLPSLVPVALYTITSPEEHRLRYLTAKDVISNFRRQLESAIQGTHHRFLFHTADSSLKGNLRYIFDAIDQDHNETLSVQEFVTHLHKANATISEAELAYLFSRMDIDNSGEIDFEEFGELMLRYRRLMSKYQEFITYFLPIDTDEDESISIEEMNVALSSVGECPLSQDEIIFLQTKTGGNPLSWHRFIEVLLVC
- a CDS encoding ParB/RepB/Spo0J family partition protein, coding for MTSTTSPQLGEISLEQIVPNPDQPRKTFTAEALEEMANSIRQDGVQTPIRVVKVDRPEKAQYLAKRFKEILVEYPDDMFFDSALKVVESWDGKSPLHMIIYGERRWRGSTLAGKPSIPTMVDEAADEQLVSTIALIENMQRENVGFIEEAIAIQHWMVAQGLDPNDPKDRKAAAGRLGKSATYLHWRLDSLRLPKDIQKLADNGTLNPNQVCHLAWCETEEQQRKLYRLISTGKCQTHTQLEAALKALKESADTKVGEQQSLGLVVADKAQAIAITKEIEAMSAKLVKMNADDPGSDFVKGLQQMSVGELQYVSRVVTGMEKIIRSIHKNKVVYHEQALLASQLAKEPEEEVTEF